In Bacillus sp. NP247, one DNA window encodes the following:
- a CDS encoding DUF4184 family protein, with the protein MPFTFAHPAAVLPFAKKHSSYISVTALILGSMAPDFEYFLYFRPYGIIGHTWAGFLYLNLPLVFLLAYAYHLILKGPFITHLPKPFATYYKYIADEKWGLYTWKNIFVFCYSALFGMVTHVVWDAFTHKTGYFVMKLPLLQQEVYSIPIYKFLQHGSTCFGLLLLVDILWKYRRRVDRDTSLTSGKKKYWASSIVVAATIFIVHALLDPYFHIFQIGGIIVSGLTSSFCGLLIVSIVYKTRD; encoded by the coding sequence ATGCCGTTTACATTTGCACATCCAGCAGCTGTTCTCCCTTTTGCTAAGAAACATTCTAGTTATATTTCAGTGACGGCTCTTATATTAGGTAGTATGGCACCTGATTTTGAATATTTTTTATATTTTAGGCCATACGGTATTATTGGCCATACATGGGCTGGTTTCTTATATTTGAATTTACCACTCGTTTTTTTATTAGCATATGCATATCATCTTATTTTAAAAGGACCGTTTATAACACATCTACCTAAGCCGTTTGCTACGTACTATAAATATATAGCTGATGAAAAGTGGGGGCTTTATACATGGAAAAATATTTTTGTATTTTGTTATTCTGCTTTATTCGGTATGGTGACGCATGTAGTTTGGGATGCTTTTACCCATAAGACAGGCTATTTTGTTATGAAATTACCACTGTTACAGCAAGAAGTATATAGTATTCCAATTTATAAATTTTTACAGCATGGGAGTACTTGTTTTGGTCTACTATTACTAGTAGATATACTATGGAAATATAGAAGAAGAGTGGATAGAGATACTAGTTTAACTTCGGGAAAAAAGAAATATTGGGCTTCATCCATCGTTGTGGCAGCCACTATATTTATCGTTCACGCGTTATTAGACCCCTATTTTCATATTTTCCAAATAGGAGGTATAATAGTATCTGGACTGACAAGTTCGTTTTGTGGACTTCTCATTGTTTCTATAGTTTACAAAACAAGGGACTAA
- a CDS encoding AAA family ATPase, translating to MIDVPFLKSVTLKKEHIPSFSAYPYCLPAIRTLQSLLFHPNVTFIIGENGTGKSTLLEAIAVALGFNAEGGTKNFRFSTNDSHSSLHEYLRISKSFNTPNDGFFLRAESFYNVASYIDEIDAIKSYGGVSLHEQSHGESFFSLFMNRFSGQGLYILDEPEAALSPMRQLSMLIRMHELAEQGSQFVIATHSPILMAYPESTIYSLTQEGIHESSLEETEHYQTTKLFFENRDRLFHHLFES from the coding sequence TTGATTGACGTACCCTTTTTAAAAAGTGTCACATTAAAAAAAGAACATATCCCTAGCTTTTCCGCATATCCATACTGCTTACCGGCTATACGAACATTACAATCACTCCTTTTCCATCCGAATGTAACATTCATTATTGGAGAAAACGGAACGGGTAAATCAACATTACTCGAAGCGATTGCAGTTGCTTTAGGTTTTAATGCAGAAGGTGGAACGAAGAATTTCCGTTTTAGCACAAACGATTCACATTCATCTTTACATGAATATCTTCGAATTTCAAAAAGTTTCAATACACCAAACGATGGTTTCTTTCTTCGTGCTGAATCATTTTATAACGTCGCTTCTTATATCGATGAAATAGATGCTATAAAATCTTATGGCGGCGTTTCACTTCACGAACAATCACACGGCGAATCATTCTTCTCATTATTTATGAACCGCTTTTCAGGACAAGGTTTATATATTTTAGATGAGCCTGAGGCAGCTTTATCACCGATGAGGCAACTTTCAATGCTCATTCGCATGCACGAGCTAGCTGAACAAGGTTCACAATTTGTTATCGCGACGCATTCTCCCATTTTAATGGCTTATCCTGAATCCACTATATACTCTTTAACACAAGAAGGGATTCACGAATCATCTTTAGAAGAAACGGAGCATTACCAAACGACGAAACTTTTCTTTGAAAATCGTGATCGATTATTCCATCATCTATTCGAGTCGTAA